A single genomic interval of Acidobacteriota bacterium harbors:
- the fahA gene encoding fumarylacetoacetase translates to MSIAINETHDPNLRSWVKSANNPNTDFPIQNLPFGIFESIEDEDEMPRIGLAIGDQVLNLSDLADTLWGDDIFDEIADACTLDPSLDLMLTLEPEQLSELRERVSTLLRADNKSDERYIAEDFLIPMSEVRMLLPAEISNYTDFYASIYHATNIGKMFRPDQPLMPNYKWIPIGYHGRASSIVVSDSEIYRPSGQTMAVGAEAPTFGPSKVLDYELEVGCFIGYGNKQGEPIGITEAEDHIFGLCLVNDWSARDIQRWEYQPLGPFLAKSFATTISPWIVTTEALAPFRVPAFTRDENDPQPLPYLDSPENRERGGFDIKLEVLISTEQMRQQNLAPFGLSASNTKDLYWTFAQMLTHHTSNGCNLNPGDLLASGTVSGATKDSQGSLIELTERGAQPITLPTGEVRRFLEDGDEVILRGYCEREGFRRIGFGECRGMITS, encoded by the coding sequence ATGAGCATCGCCATCAACGAAACGCACGATCCGAATTTGCGAAGCTGGGTGAAATCCGCCAACAATCCAAATACGGATTTCCCGATTCAAAACTTGCCCTTCGGCATTTTTGAAAGCATTGAGGATGAAGATGAGATGCCTAGAATTGGCCTAGCCATCGGCGATCAAGTGCTTAATCTATCCGATCTCGCCGACACGCTTTGGGGAGATGATATCTTTGATGAGATAGCCGATGCCTGCACACTTGATCCTTCGCTGGATTTGATGCTGACGCTGGAACCGGAGCAACTTTCAGAATTGCGGGAACGTGTGAGCACACTATTACGCGCTGACAATAAAAGCGACGAACGATACATCGCGGAAGACTTCCTGATTCCGATGAGTGAGGTCCGAATGCTCCTACCAGCGGAAATTTCGAATTACACTGATTTTTACGCTTCGATCTACCACGCCACGAACATCGGCAAAATGTTTCGTCCCGATCAACCGTTGATGCCGAATTACAAATGGATACCGATTGGCTATCACGGACGAGCTTCGTCTATCGTGGTGAGCGATTCGGAAATTTACCGGCCTTCCGGGCAAACGATGGCCGTTGGCGCTGAAGCTCCCACGTTTGGCCCAAGCAAAGTTCTGGATTACGAACTGGAAGTTGGTTGTTTCATTGGCTACGGAAACAAACAGGGCGAACCGATCGGAATTACCGAAGCCGAAGATCACATTTTCGGATTGTGTCTGGTCAACGATTGGTCGGCGCGCGATATTCAGCGTTGGGAGTACCAGCCGCTGGGGCCGTTTTTGGCCAAGAGCTTTGCCACAACAATTTCGCCGTGGATCGTGACAACGGAAGCACTGGCTCCGTTTCGAGTTCCGGCATTCACCCGCGATGAAAACGATCCCCAGCCACTTCCCTACCTTGATTCGCCGGAAAACCGCGAACGCGGCGGCTTTGACATCAAACTGGAAGTGCTGATTTCCACGGAACAAATGCGCCAACAAAACCTCGCCCCGTTTGGCTTGAGCGCCAGCAATACCAAAGACTTGTACTGGACATTCGCGCAAATGTTGACGCATCACACCAGCAACGGCTGTAACCTGAATCCGGGAGATTTGCTGGCCAGCGGAACAGTTTCCGGCGCAACCAAAGACAGCCAGGGTAGTTTGATCGAACTGACCGAGCGCGGCGCTCAGCCGATCACCTTGCCCACTGGCGAAGTCCGCCGCTTTTTAGAAGACGGCGACGAAGTAATTCTGCGCGGCTATTGCGAACGCGAAGGGTTTCGCCG